Proteins co-encoded in one Ictalurus furcatus strain D&B chromosome 9, Billie_1.0, whole genome shotgun sequence genomic window:
- the si:dkey-16j16.4 gene encoding uncharacterized protein si:dkey-16j16.4 isoform X2, whose amino-acid sequence MISYHGSEEGGESEDSEGENQELAQIDRERRRNCVLTPLATSQQPNQGLLSPGRVRRVRLLLEPAMERHSSEEELERIAGIASTAGAEGGCRWHRHGELSSASSDEEVKDLCEPGASPSPVLFSSSPPRGLKPTHTSTRLHTRPIILSHFEQPAVPYWIHRREPGRPSLDLEKMQQKMLLKKNCGGKTRTIKIRNLTGSRHPPRYSYDPSIFAFRSLSTAPPCSPLLSNEEPPCA is encoded by the exons atg ATTTCCTACCACGGCAGTGAGGAAGGTGGAGAGAGCGAAGATTCTGAAGGAGAGAACCAAGAGCTGGCACAGATTGACCGAG AGCGCCGCAGGAACTGTGTTTTAACCCCCCTGGCTACCAGTCAGCAGCCTAATCAGGGCCTGCTTTCCCCAGGCCGTGTCCGCCGTGTGCGGTTGCTACTGGAGCCTGCCATGGAGCGCCATAGCTCTGAAGAGGAGCTTGAGCGTATTGCGGGAATTGCTAGCACCGCAGGTGCTGAGGGTGGATGCAGGTGGCACAGACACGGCGAGCTCAGCAGTGCCTCCAGTGACGAGGAGGTGAAGGACCTGTGTGAGCCAGGTGCTTCCCCCAGCCCTGTGCTGTTCAGCTCGTCACCACCTCGAGGCctcaaacccacacacacctccacacgaCTACACACCAGACCCATAATCCTCAGCCACTTCGAACAGCCCGCCGTGCCATACTGGATACACCGGAGAGAGCCCGGTCGGCCGAGTCTGGACCTGGAGAAGATGCAGCAG AAAATGCTCCTGAAAAAGAACTGTGGCGGAAAAACAAGGACAATCAAGATCCGG AACCTGACCGGCAGTCGTCACCCTCCCAGATACTCTTATGATCCCTCCATCTTTGCCTTCCGCTCTCTGAGCACTGCCCCTCCGTGCAGTCCCCTGCTCTCCAACGAGGAGCCTCCTTGTGCTTGA
- the si:dkey-16j16.4 gene encoding uncharacterized protein si:dkey-16j16.4 isoform X3, with product MARMVQADRKSIVTQLTILCNRERRRNCVLTPLATSQQPNQGLLSPGRVRRVRLLLEPAMERHSSEEELERIAGIASTAGAEGGCRWHRHGELSSASSDEEVKDLCEPGASPSPVLFSSSPPRGLKPTHTSTRLHTRPIILSHFEQPAVPYWIHRREPGRPSLDLEKMQQKMLLKKNCGGKTRTIKIRNLTGSRHPPRYSYDPSIFAFRSLSTAPPCSPLLSNEEPPCA from the exons atggccagaatggttcaagctgacaggaagtctatagtaactcaactAACCATTCTttgcaaccgtg AGCGCCGCAGGAACTGTGTTTTAACCCCCCTGGCTACCAGTCAGCAGCCTAATCAGGGCCTGCTTTCCCCAGGCCGTGTCCGCCGTGTGCGGTTGCTACTGGAGCCTGCCATGGAGCGCCATAGCTCTGAAGAGGAGCTTGAGCGTATTGCGGGAATTGCTAGCACCGCAGGTGCTGAGGGTGGATGCAGGTGGCACAGACACGGCGAGCTCAGCAGTGCCTCCAGTGACGAGGAGGTGAAGGACCTGTGTGAGCCAGGTGCTTCCCCCAGCCCTGTGCTGTTCAGCTCGTCACCACCTCGAGGCctcaaacccacacacacctccacacgaCTACACACCAGACCCATAATCCTCAGCCACTTCGAACAGCCCGCCGTGCCATACTGGATACACCGGAGAGAGCCCGGTCGGCCGAGTCTGGACCTGGAGAAGATGCAGCAG AAAATGCTCCTGAAAAAGAACTGTGGCGGAAAAACAAGGACAATCAAGATCCGG AACCTGACCGGCAGTCGTCACCCTCCCAGATACTCTTATGATCCCTCCATCTTTGCCTTCCGCTCTCTGAGCACTGCCCCTCCGTGCAGTCCCCTGCTCTCCAACGAGGAGCCTCCTTGTGCTTGA